The nucleotide sequence TCTTCTTATCGTAGGATGATGGAGCCACAGCCAAGCTACTCTGCCTTCCGAGAAGCTAGCTTTGGGCACGGGTTGCTGGATATCAAAAACAGGACTCATGCCTACTTCAGCTGGAATCGGAACGAAGATGGGTCTTCCGAGGAAGCGGATTCTGTGTGGTTGCTTAATCGGTATTGGGGAGCTCCAAAGAATATTTCGCTGGGTTTTGGTTGCCACCCGAACACAAATTGATCTATGCTAAACGATGGAACCAAAATGTGAGAGTTATCAAGTTCTATAACGTTTTCGTTTCGCATGGTTGTCCTTTTATAAACAAATCACTAAGAAAGTAAGAAGATGATAAAAGAAAAGATAGTAAAAGTGTAATAAAAAGCCAAGCAATGATGATAAATAAAACTCGTTTGAAATTTCATAATGAAGTTTCataaaactttatttaataGAACTTATAATTATAAACTCGTCTTTGCAAAAATGAAATCTAAGCTCGTCTTTACAAAAAACTTAATGGAACTTATTTCGAGACGATAGATTTTGAagtttcataaaacttttatttaatagaaattataatggtatcaataatttatgtattttcaattttatataattctGATCATGAGCAAAAGCGGATAGGCTGTGATTCTAGGAAGAAAGTTCACGATGGGGTATTGTATTAGTCAATCGTGTGTGCATTTGTGGTAAATCGAGACGATCgtgaaaaaaaaacccaaagaATCAGGTATATTGGTCGATGGTCATGAGTTTGAGTGCGATCGCTAGTCACGATCATCGAGATGGATAAACCTCAAGGTCAAGATAGTAATTCAGATCAAGTCTGGTGCGAGAAACAATTGGATTGTATATGCTAGGCGAGTCATGGTTCATGAGTGGATTCACGATGAGCATGACTCAAGATGTTGGTAAGCATAGGGCTGAGAAGACAAACAGGGGCGGACCCAGAAATTTGTTTAAatgttataaacataaaatacaaagatattttttaatattaagcACGTAGACATTATGTAAAACAAGTTAAATAAAGgtatttaaacaaattttatactaaatttttaacaaataaaaagagagaGTGGAGTACATACCACACCTTACTTTTACATGGGTTCGCCCATGAAAACAAGTCGAAACAGAGTGACTGTGAGGCTGAGTTATTGGACTGGAGTGTTTGAGTATTCATGGCCGGTGGACTGGCGCGTCACTGCACAGTGTGAGGCAAAGGCTGTGGGCTAAGTATGATATTCTGGTTGACCTTGAGATGGTTAGTAATTGACGAAGAAACTTCTAGTGTCCTGACCATACTGATGGTTGGATGGAAGACTGAGCCGTTTTGTTTGTTGCTTGGTCATGTGGGGATACTTGGTTAAGTGAATAAGTAACAAGGATATGTAGTAAAGTATTGTTCAAGTAGGACAAGAAAATATGGTGGCAACAAGAACGGGTCAAAAGGATGAACGAGTAGACAActacgttgcacggaagcttcatcggacgtccgcttcccgcttcggaaccagaatcggaatcggaacctttgggaagcttgcggaatctcgcttccaaaacgtttccaaaatattctctttaaaagccagttggaagcttacgattccgttttggaatcacgtttccgttttaaaaaaaaatgtaatgtatatcaataaaatataaaaccatagttttaatctatataaaaaaaaattaatagtaatgaatattgagttataaatatacaaatattaaaaataatactataaattatctttatgcattgagattttttattaaagatatagcagatattgaaatatattgtgtcaattatttatgaagtattaaaaataattaatataatagttttttgtaaacttaatttatgtgtatttttacagttttaatataaaatcatttcaaaattattataaatgaataagtgctttatttcaaatttaaaatcatataatttttagtcttaatttttttaaaaatttatatatatatatagatatacgcttccaacacgtatccgcttcctaatattttaaaaaatctcgcttctgcgcttccttacgcttccgcttccacgtacccgcttccgtttcAATGTAACATAGGTAGACAAATCAAGGTCGAAACATTTTTAAGCAaagatatatgtttataaatagctgcaatcccttatatattaaaggagaagcattataataaatgcattcacactataatagacacgtggcagcctcataatgatttgataataaatatgctaacgcgttcacactatattcataaatgtgttcatactatatactttgtattttttaatataaaattcatatgcatggttccaataaaactttagattttttcggttcgaatcaaaacaaataacgaatcaaaagctaaactatatatatatatattatttttattgtttactgaTAAAGTtggacaaaatatttataatttttgtttcaattcgttatccgttttgaattgaaccaaaaaatatggatatctgTAACACTCTACAAAACAAATCAGttactaaaatacaattaaaaaaaaacaaatcacaaataccaatatttttaggagcAATTATCAAATTTGATctattatatgaatatatatacatatatgtacagaattatatatatatgttataaatattatagtttatataagttttacaatatttttatgaattaaatttattatattaggtattaaaattttaaaagtaaataatattttatttttgtaataaacgttattattaaattttcagttattttttaaattttatttacggatcaaatcggatattctttaaaattctaaatcatttcagATATCATAGTCACCGATTATCCAAGTGGCTAAAGATTTAATCGACATGAATGCCTCCAAATACTCGGATATTCGATCTGTGCCCACCTCTATTTACGGATATAGttgattttttatatgaaaaaaattcactaatgtcaaggcctttttaatttttaattaattttaattttatctgttatgtattatttaaaacaaaaatatcattaatattaattaacaatatctttatatatttgtcatttatttttatatacttttacatacacatatatgtgcaccttgatgtgagcactttataaatatttaccaCTACTGtagtatctatttttttttagaatttgaaatattttttttcttaatgcttctttcagtaccgaccaaattgtagtgaaatgattagtcttaataattttttttctttttcttgaactattatccgtttacaaactataatatgaaaccattgatTCGACATGAcaattatctaaaatttataacataaaaataaacaaataataatacttttttgtttttaccgaaaaaactaaaaaatcaaacattctaacagaataaaccaaaaaataatttaaaactgaaccaatatctagattaaacagatttaatgtgtttttattaaaaataacaaaactaataatcatATCTCGTGCAAGGCGCGGATTATTACCTAGTAACTTAGTAATCTGCTAGGTTACTGGATTatattaaggaaacaatgaacTGAACCTCGTTAAAGAATTATGGTggaaaataaatctaaaaaggACTTCAGTTGGGTCGTGAAAAACAATTTACGATCTTACGTGCAGTAAAGAAACCGGGTTGGGCCACAAGTAAATTATCTTGTGAAGTTGTgattcttattttattatttataaatcttatAATTATGATTCTTCCGAATGATTCCCtatctatataatataaattccCACCAAACACTTACTGATTGCAACTAACACACCTAACTAGCCTAGTCTCAATTACACCACAATAAGGAGTCCACTAACAAATAGAGCCGGGCTTGTGGGCAGTCCCAAGAAACATTTGAATGGGGCCCCCACATTGTGGGGCccccaaatttaaaaaaaatcatttatatacatacataaatattaatgtatttgcatgtaaaaatataaatacaaaataatttattttgttgttcatgatttaacataaataaatttaaaaatacaactaaaaacaaaattcaataaatttaaaagtacaACTAAAATAAGAAAGTATATTTGtgtgattaaaatttaaaatttggctttcaagaaataaatattttaactgatttttttaaaaaaagttataatttctttttgaaaaaataaacaaatattttttaaaaattttgaatagGGCCCCGGAAATTTCAGGACCGGCTCTGCTAACAATGCAAATAAAATTCACAATTTGCAAAACACAAATTTCAAATGGAGATCGTGTGAAAAGCTCCAACAAAAGTGGCAGAAACATTATTAACAATGTGTTTGAATAATTGAACTTGGCAATGAACTCAATTATGTtacttattttttgaaaaacataaaaaaccgTGGGAAcaaaagcttcttcttcttcttaccagGCTTGCTCGGTGGGAACGGACTGGTTTCAGAGTTATCTTCTGTTCCATATGATTCACTTGGGCTGTAGACCTCAGGTGATCGGGTCAACTTATTTAAGATAAATCTTCagtgaaagaaaaataaaaataagtttgtAGCCACTAGACAAAATAAATCTGTGAGTAATgatattttcgtaattattatttttgataacaATGAATTCAAGAATATAATAGGTATAAAATTTAAGCTagtaattaaactaaaataaaagtcaTTATTATAGTAATAAACTAATGAATTAGGGTTAAACTAGCTTTTTcccaaataattattattttttattttcaaaaacaaaatacatagagCACTTGTAAAAGGTTCTGCTCTTTCCGATCAATCCAAATAATAATCGAAGGCGATATTTCAAGTTTTCAATATTGATAAACGTGCCACATCAGTTTATATTTTTAGACAAGTTTTCGGAAAAGGcaactaaatataaataaaataaaacttgttAAAAAAGGAGTCGAATATCCCCTGTGGATCCTCTGCTggataattataaaatcaatgtcTGTCACTTCTAGACAAGTCATTTAATTTCCCAGACCTGTAAATCCAAAGCACGTTCTTGGTCTCCGattcagaaaagaaaagagagagagaagatgagtTCAAGATCTGACCTCACAATCATGCGTGTCTGCTTCATAATCTTCTTGCTTGGAGTTCTTGTTGAGCTATGTGATGGAGGGATTACCAGTGAATATGTCAGAGGAAGTGATTTACCAGACGACATGCCATTAGACAGCGATGTCTTTAAAGTTCCTCCCGGTCCTAACACTCCCCAACAGGTTCACATAACGCAAGGTAACCATGAAGGCAATGGAGTGATTATTTCATGGGTGACTCCTTCTGCGCCCTGTTCTAACACAGTTCGCTATTGGTCTGAGAATGGAAAATTGAAGAAGCTAGCAGAAGCAACCATGAACACCTACCGTTTCTTCAATTATACATCTGGTTACATCCACCACTGCCTCATTGATGATTTGGAAGTAAGTCTTTCCAACAACTTATTTGTTGTATTTAGTTACAGGTTTTTATTTAAGTGGCTCGGTGTTAATACCAGCGAGAAGTAGTGATAGAGAGAATTCAAAGAATAATTGAATAAATTTAGTTGTTGGTTAATATAATTgcatctttttttaattttatgtttgattttctcTATTTATAAAGTCTAAAAAAAACCATTTATTGCAGTTTGATATGAAATACTACTATGAAATTGGGAGTGGTAAATGGCAAAGGCGATTCTGGTTCTTTACTCCGCCTAAACCTGGTCCTGACGTACCTTACACCTTTGGCTTAATTGGTATCAACTTTTGTCTTTAGCAGATTCATATTTTCTTGGGCCAACAAGTGTTGTTGTGACcttagatatttaatttatttctaatacaATATCCAGGGGATTTAGGACAAACATATGATTCAAATCGAACGTTAAGCCATTATGAGATGAATCCGGGAAAAGGACAGGCGGTTTTGTTCCTAGGAGACTTGTCTTATGCGGATCGTTACCCTTTGCACGACAACAACAGATGGGATACTTGGGGAAGATTCGTTGAGAGAAGCGTTGCTTATCAACCTTGGATATGGACTGCAGGAAACCACGAAATCGACTATGTTCCTGAAATTGTAAGACTTTGAATGAATACCCTTGTTGGTTTCTCGAAATGGAACTTGACTTTTTTTGCTTTTGCAGGGTGAAACAGAACCATTCAAGCCTTTTACGAATCGGTATCATACGCCGTATAAGGCATCGGGAAGTATCTCTCCATTGTGGTATTCCATCAAGAGGGCTTCAGCTTATATTATTGTTATGTCTTGTTACTCATCTTACGGTAATAATGACtagagagaagaaaaataaactatattattGGTTggcttttttttaaatactttttttaatCTGATGGATTAATTAGGGGTATACACTCCTCAGTACAAATGGCTACAACAGGAGTTCCAAAGAGTAAATCGAACAGAGACTCCATGGCTGATAGTCTTAGTACATTGCCCCTTTTACCATAGCTATgtgcatcattacatggaagGTGAAACAATGAGGGTCATGTATGAGCAGTGGTTCGTCAAGTCCAAGGTTGATGTGGTGTTTGCAGGCCATGTTCATGCCTATGAGAGATCggtaatttttatttgaattagtCTTTCTTAATAGTATCTACCCTTGTATCTCCTCTGCCCCCAAGTGATCATCAATTACTAACTAACGCAGAAACGTGTTTCTAACATTGCCTACAACCTTGTCAATGGGTTGTGTGAGCCAATATCGGATGAGTCGGCTCCTGTGTACATAACAATCGGGGACGGAGGAAACTCAGAAGGCTTGCTTACTGAGTAAGTTCTACCATATCAGCTTGTACAAAAGTCTTTTCTTAGAATTTTGATGAATGACTTTTGGTTCTTCTTGTAGCATGATGCAGCCACAGCCGAGCTACTCTGCCTTCCGAGAA is from Brassica napus cultivar Da-Ae chromosome A4, Da-Ae, whole genome shotgun sequence and encodes:
- the LOC106446786 gene encoding fe(3+)-Zn(2+) purple acid phosphatase 12, translated to MSSRSDLTIMRVCFIIFLLGVLVELCDGGITSEYVRGSDLPDDMPLDSDVFKVPPGPNTPQQVHITQGNHEGNGVIISWVTPSAPCSNTVRYWSENGKLKKLAEATMNTYRFFNYTSGYIHHCLIDDLEFDMKYYYEIGSGKWQRRFWFFTPPKPGPDVPYTFGLIGDLGQTYDSNRTLSHYEMNPGKGQAVLFLGDLSYADRYPLHDNNRWDTWGRFVERSVAYQPWIWTAGNHEIDYVPEIGETEPFKPFTNRYHTPYKASGSISPLWYSIKRASAYIIVMSCYSSYGVYTPQYKWLQQEFQRVNRTETPWLIVLVHCPFYHSYVHHYMEGETMRVMYEQWFVKSKVDVVFAGHVHAYERSKRVSNIAYNLVNGLCEPISDESAPVYITIGDGGNSEGLLTDMMQPQPSYSAFREPSFGHGLLDIKNRTHAYFNWNRNQDGSSVEADSVWLLNRFWRAPKKTMVVAS